The genomic window CATGGCGCCCTATACAATCGTGCTGTGAACGATGAAGAAGTGGCTCAGTCTATTGGCGAAGCGATAATTCAAGTGAATCCTGCGTTAAAAGTTATGGGATTGGCCGGTTCTCAAATGCTCACCGTGTTTGATGCATTAGGCCTCGACACAATGGCAGAAGCATTTGCAGATCGTACCTATGAATCGGATGGCACATTGCGAGACAGAAAATTTGATGATGCATTAATCACTAATCCAGAAAAGGCAGCACTCCAGGCTAAAATGATGATGGAAGGTAAAGCCATTGCGGTGGATGGGAACGAGGTGCCTATCGATGCGCAGACGCTTTGTGTTCATAGCGATACGCCAAATGCGGTGGCCATTGCTCGGGCGGTGAGGGAAGAGATCAAATAATTTGAACCACCCCCTGGATCCCCCCTCGTATGAGGGGGGAAATTAAAAGGGGGGAGCCATGATAAATATTATGAGTTAGCAAAAAAGGAAATAACATGAAATACATAACAACAATACTACTAACACTTTCAATTGCCGTTGGGCAAGGTCTATCCAAAGAGGAAAAGGCCATTCAATCCTATGTGGAAATGCATACGAATGAAGCGATTAATCTTTTAGAAAAAGTGGTTAATATCAATAGCGGTACCCTGAATATTAAAGGGAATAAAAAAGTAGGCAAAATATTCCAAAAAGAATTGGATAAACTGGGCTTCAAAACTTATTGGGTCACTTACCCTAATGACGTGAAACGGTCCGGACATTTGTTTGCAGAAATGCGCGGTGGCACGGGCAAAAAGATTGTTATGGTGGGCCATTTGGATACGGTATTTGAACCGGATCACCCATTCCAGACATATACACGAACGGACGATACGGCTTACGGTCCCGGAGTTTCAGATATGAAAGGCGGTGACATATCTATGATCTACGCCATGAAAGCGCTGAAAAAGGTGGGTGTTTTAAAAGATTTGAATCTCACGTTGGTGTTCATCGGGGATGAAGAAAAATTGGGCGCGCCGCCGGCCATTGTTCGAAAAGAACTTATTGATGCGGGTAAATGGGCTGACATCGGACTTGGATTTGAAGGCGCCCATGGCATGAATACGGGCACAATTTCCAGACGTAGTTCTTCCTCATGGATTTTAACCACTACGGGCATCCAAGGGCATTCTTCTCAGATATTTAAAGATAAACTCGGTTATGGTGCCATTTTTGAATCATCCAGAATTTTGAATGCTTTTAGAGAGGAATTGGCTCCGGAAGAATATCTCACATTTAATCCAGGCACAATAGTGGGGGGCACTGATGTGGTTTATGATCCGGTAAATTCACGCGGCTCCACATTCGGTAAAACCAATGTGGTGGCACAATCGGTGACCGTTCACGGGGGCATTCGAACAATTTCAATGGGGCAACTCGAAAAGGCCATGAAATCCATGAAAGAAATCGCGTCACGCAATCTTCCGGGCACAACGGCCAATATCGAATTTAAAACGAGCTATCCCCCCATGGAGCCAACCAAAGCTAACTATGCGCTGCTCGATAAATTTGAAGCGGTTAACATTGCCTTAGGATACGGCAAATTGGAAGCACTCGATCCCAGCAAGCGCGGTGCGGCAGATATATCATTTATAGCACCTCATGTGAATGCCTCCTTAGCGGGTTTGGGTCCTGATGGATTTGGGGGCCATTCAGAGAATGAAGGGTTAGATTTATCTACATTCCCTAGGACAACAACAAGGGCCGCCATTTTAATTTATCGTTTAACACAGTGATTTCTTTCAATTAAACCACTCCATTATCCATAAATGATTTATTTATAAGTGCGGAGTGCAATTTTAATACACCCCCCAAGGTCCCCCCTCGTATGAGGGGGGAAATCAAAAAGGGGGGAGTCAAAATTAATAATGTGGGTGAGTTAAAATCCCCATCCCTTAGCTATACCATCTCATAATTTTTTATTCTAAATTACAAAGCAACCAAATGTAATAGATTTACTCTAGAGGGCTTCAGGAGGGTCATATATGTCTAATTTTTTCGAAGAATTAAAACGCCGAAAGGTTTTTCGTGTAAGTGGTAGTTATGCTGTTGTTGCTTGGATCATCATGCAGATCGGTGAAGTAACCTTCCCAGCATTGCATTTGCCCGATTGGATTTTAACCGCTGTTGTTGTTGTCTTATTAATCGGTTTCCCGATTGTTGCAATTGTCGCATGGATATTCGATCGCACTCCTGATGGTGTTGTTAAAACACAACCATTATCTTCTATTGAAGCAGCGCCCCCAACCCAAGTGGGTGACATGACTGTAAAGACAGACGCTCGTCCAATATATTTGAAAAAGCGCAATATATTTTTAGTCCTCGGCGTGGTAGCCGGAATCATGATCGGCCAAATAAACCT from Candidatus Neomarinimicrobiota bacterium includes these protein-coding regions:
- a CDS encoding M20/M25/M40 family metallo-hydrolase, whose product is MKYITTILLTLSIAVGQGLSKEEKAIQSYVEMHTNEAINLLEKVVNINSGTLNIKGNKKVGKIFQKELDKLGFKTYWVTYPNDVKRSGHLFAEMRGGTGKKIVMVGHLDTVFEPDHPFQTYTRTDDTAYGPGVSDMKGGDISMIYAMKALKKVGVLKDLNLTLVFIGDEEKLGAPPAIVRKELIDAGKWADIGLGFEGAHGMNTGTISRRSSSSWILTTTGIQGHSSQIFKDKLGYGAIFESSRILNAFREELAPEEYLTFNPGTIVGGTDVVYDPVNSRGSTFGKTNVVAQSVTVHGGIRTISMGQLEKAMKSMKEIASRNLPGTTANIEFKTSYPPMEPTKANYALLDKFEAVNIALGYGKLEALDPSKRGAADISFIAPHVNASLAGLGPDGFGGHSENEGLDLSTFPRTTTRAAILIYRLTQ
- a CDS encoding histidine kinase, giving the protein HGALYNRAVNDEEVAQSIGEAIIQVNPALKVMGLAGSQMLTVFDALGLDTMAEAFADRTYESDGTLRDRKFDDALITNPEKAALQAKMMMEGKAIAVDGNEVPIDAQTLCVHSDTPNAVAIARAVREEIK